The Vicia villosa cultivar HV-30 ecotype Madison, WI linkage group LG1, Vvil1.0, whole genome shotgun sequence genome includes a region encoding these proteins:
- the LOC131650014 gene encoding uncharacterized protein LOC131650014, giving the protein MGKKKRACKKNVPPPSKANKLPSQSKQRKKKEQEAVKSKTEKKVRHANKNEEGGTSVRDEEFNDKFSAVIQYGGEFVFLNDGRTIYRGGMSSLVSGLRLEEFTLDSIHRLVMGWGYREGTYRIWTLIREICEDYFQIRKDDDCYDFAAYNCVNRIDGELFIEHDVVDIGATVRIPRCVNEVGEMEGSDEDEVEGLGDSEDERATALVDGFEGIDISLPQKEVPKVAEYVSVSKEKPCEEDEYVSDELESSDPDLSDSEKAKVQKFEKFKKEHLNKDFKFQWGMEFNSLDEFRYAIREWSVLNGRQITFVKNESDRVRVVCRATCGFLMLCSKVGHKRTFAIKTIVDKHTCARVLDNKSANSRWVAKIVLKKMQTSQDVRITDIIQDLRQNYSVGITVCRAWKAKIIAKKMLEGDADRQYAILRRYAAELLRASPGNTLAITVERPNPTIPPRFGCFYFCFEGCKKGFINGCRPFVGVDGCHLKTKYGGQLLIAVGRDPNDQYFPLAFGVVETETKESWKWFLELLMNDVGQSNKYVFISDQQKGLVAVFEEMFERIEHRVCLRHLYANFKKKFGGGALIRDLMMEAAKATYYRG; this is encoded by the exons ATGGGGAAGAAGAAACGTGCGTGTAAGAAAAATGTTCCGCCACCGTCAAAGGCCAACAAACTGCCGTCACAGTCCAAGCAAAGGAAGAAAAAGGAGCAGGAGGCGGTAAAGTCCAAGACGGAGAAGAAAGTCAGGCATGCAAACAAGAACGAAGAAGGAGGAACCTCCGTTCGTGATGAGGAG TTTAACGATAAGTTCAGTGCTGTAATCCAATATGGTGGGGAGTTTGTGTTTCTGAACGACGGTCGTACGATTTATAGAGGTGGTATGTCGTCGTTAGTTTCGGGACTCCGTTTAGAAGAGTTTACCTTGGATAGTATACATAGGTTGGTGATGGGTTGGGGTTACCGTGAAGGGACATATAGAATCTGGACTCTAATTCGTGAAATATGTGAAGATTATTTTCAGATTAGAAAGGATGATGATTGTTATGACTTTGCTGCATATAATTGTGTGAATCGAATTGACGGGGAACTTTTTATAGAGCATGATGTTGTAGATATTGGAGCAACCGTAAGAATTCCTAGGTGTGTTAATGAGGTTGGTGAGATGGAAGGAAGTGATGAAGACGAGGTTGAGGGGCTAGGTGATAGTGAAGATGAGAGGGCCACTGCGCTTGTTGATGGTTTTGAGGGGATAGATATAAGTTTACCACAGAAAGAGGTCCCAAAAGTTGCTGAATATGTTAGTGTTAGTAAAGAGAAACCTTGCGAGGAAGATGAATATGTTAGTGATGAGTTGGAAAGTTCTGATCCTGATTTGTCTGATAGTGAGAAAGCTAAAGTCCAAAAGTTTGAAAAGTTCAAAAAGGAGCATTTAAATAAGGATTTTAAATTTCAGTGGGGTATGGAATTCAACTCCCTAGATGAATTTAGGTATGCCATACGTGAATGGTCTGTATTAAATGGGAGACAAATTACTTTTGTCAAAAATGAAAGCGATAGGGTTAGGGTGGTGTGCAGGGCCACTTGTGGGTTTTTAATGCTATGCTCCAAAGTGGGCCACAAGAGGACATTTGCTATAAAAACCATTGTAGACAAACACACTTGTGCTAGGGTTTTAGACAATAAATCTGCAAATTCAAGGTGGGTGGCTAAGATTGTTTTGAAGAAGATGCAGACCTCACAAGATGTCAGAATCACTGATATTATACAAGATCTGAGGCAAAATTACTCTGTAGGTATAACTGTTTGTAGGGCTTGGAAAGCAAAAATCATAGCCAAGAAGATGTTGGAGGGAGATGCAGATAGGCAATATGCAATATTGAGGAGGTATGCTGCAGAGTTATTAAGGGCCAGCCCTGGAAACACTTTGGCTATAACTGTTGAAAGGCCTAATCCAACAATCCCACCAAGATTTGGTTGCTTCTATTTCTGCTTTGAGGGATGCAAAAAGGGTTTCATTAATGGATGTAGGCCCTTTGTGGGAGTGGATGGCTGCCATCTTAAAACAAAGTATGGTGGTCAGTTGCTAATTGCTGTAGGGAGGGACCCTAATGATCAATATTTTCCACTTGCTTTTGGGGTTGTGGAGACAGAAacaaaagaaagctggaagtggTTCTTGGAGCTGTTGATGAATGATGTGGGCCAGAGCAACAAATATGTGTTCATAtcagaccaacaaaag GGTCTTGTTGCAGTCTTTGAAGAGATGTTTGAAAGAATTGAGCACAGGGTTTGTTTAAGGCATCTATATGCCAATTTCAAGAAAAAATTTGGAGGGGGTGCACTCATTAGAGATCTAATGATGGAGGCTGCAAAAGCCACTTACTACCGAGGCTGA